A genomic stretch from Mariprofundus sp. NF includes:
- a CDS encoding Spy/CpxP family protein refolding chaperone: protein MNKQMKQLIIAAATALLLSSPALACGGKPCASESCDFKGAKAEKCVQGDAKGSGYKKSGHHNIPGNSPDYIRKILKKGDAIALSDKQRKQIGELLVAAETGAARAHAEAQIEVAEFRGKLHGGNLKDSDIKAYSQRMGELRAAKYEANLMASVKASRLLTDEQKSRLYAGKKAMGAKK from the coding sequence ATGAACAAACAGATGAAACAGCTGATTATCGCGGCAGCGACTGCACTGCTGCTCTCAAGCCCGGCGCTGGCCTGTGGTGGTAAACCGTGTGCGTCCGAAAGCTGCGATTTTAAGGGAGCCAAGGCAGAAAAGTGTGTGCAAGGTGATGCCAAAGGATCGGGTTATAAGAAATCGGGGCACCATAACATTCCGGGCAACAGCCCTGACTATATTCGCAAGATTCTCAAGAAGGGTGATGCCATCGCTTTGAGTGATAAGCAGCGCAAACAGATCGGTGAACTGCTGGTGGCGGCCGAAACCGGTGCTGCCAGAGCCCATGCCGAAGCTCAGATCGAAGTGGCTGAATTCCGTGGCAAACTGCACGGCGGCAACTTGAAAGATAGTGATATCAAAGCCTATAGCCAACGCATGGGTGAGCTGCGTGCAGCCAAATACGAAGCCAACCTGATGGCCTCGGTAAAAGCTTCACGCCTGCTCACTGATGAGCAGAAATCCAGGCTCTATGCAGGCAAAAAAGCCATGGGTGCTAAGAAGTGA